A portion of the Bacillota bacterium genome contains these proteins:
- a CDS encoding Gfo/Idh/MocA family oxidoreductase: MYARPMVKDYSDVAELTGLCDVNPRRMEVARSWIGRDIPGFTDFDEMLDKVPCDVVIVTSKDSTHHEYIIKALRRGKDVITEKPMTIDAEKCRAILAAERESKGHITVTFNYRFTPYTTRIKELLREGIVGDIYSVEFHWFLDTLHGADYYRRWHRRKENSGGLLVHKATHHFDIVNWWLEAEPRLVYARGKRRVYGSAGKFRGERCRTCSHTQECPFYFDLASDERAKELYISAEHIDGYYRDSCVFAEEIDIEDTMALLVEYKNGIQMSYTLSSYMPFEGWRMAINGSKGRLELSVADAFYSTEAVNLKERASIRKSIDPFKAALGDMSPETSDLIRFYPTFGGVKTFEVKRALGGHGGGDERLRDMLFREGIPDPLGHMAGSWAGAMSILIGIAANESIATGRPVIIEDLLKGFPEG; encoded by the coding sequence ATGTACGCGAGGCCTATGGTAAAGGATTACTCTGACGTGGCGGAACTTACGGGCCTCTGCGATGTAAACCCCAGGCGGATGGAGGTCGCAAGGTCCTGGATCGGTCGTGATATACCAGGCTTCACAGATTTCGACGAGATGCTGGATAAGGTCCCATGTGATGTAGTGATCGTCACATCTAAGGATTCGACGCACCATGAATATATCATCAAAGCTCTACGGCGAGGTAAGGATGTAATAACCGAAAAGCCAATGACCATAGATGCAGAGAAGTGTAGAGCGATTCTCGCGGCTGAGAGAGAATCGAAAGGGCACATCACCGTCACCTTCAACTACCGGTTTACGCCATATACGACACGGATCAAGGAGTTATTACGCGAGGGCATTGTGGGGGACATCTACTCTGTGGAATTCCACTGGTTCCTCGATACCCTTCACGGGGCTGATTACTACCGCCGCTGGCACAGGCGCAAAGAGAATTCGGGAGGGCTTTTGGTCCACAAGGCCACCCACCATTTTGATATTGTAAACTGGTGGCTTGAGGCAGAGCCCAGGCTTGTGTATGCCAGGGGCAAGCGCCGCGTCTACGGGTCAGCCGGGAAGTTCAGGGGAGAGCGGTGCCGGACTTGCTCTCATACTCAGGAGTGCCCGTTCTACTTTGACCTCGCCTCTGATGAGAGAGCGAAAGAACTATACATAAGCGCGGAGCATATTGATGGGTATTACCGTGATAGTTGTGTTTTTGCGGAGGAAATCGACATAGAGGACACTATGGCCCTCTTGGTGGAGTACAAGAATGGCATCCAGATGAGTTACACCTTAAGTTCATATATGCCGTTTGAGGGGTGGAGGATGGCCATAAATGGAAGCAAGGGGAGGCTTGAGCTCAGCGTTGCGGATGCTTTCTACTCTACCGAGGCCGTAAACCTTAAAGAAAGGGCTTCTATTCGGAAGTCAATAGATCCCTTCAAGGCTGCTTTAGGGGATATGAGTCCAGAGACATCGGATCTCATCCGTTTCTATCCCACCTTTGGCGGGGTAAAGACCTTCGAGGTAAAGCGAGCTTTAGGGGGTCATGGTGGCGGGGATGAGCGGCTCCGCGATATGCTGTTTAGGGAAGGGATTCCCGATCCCCTGGGCCATATGGCGGGCAGCTGGGCGGGGGCTATGTCTATCCTCATAGGTATAGCAGCCAACGAATCGATTGCCACCGGAAGGCCGGTTATTATAGAGGATTTGCTAAAAGGCTTCCCAGAGGGTTAA
- a CDS encoding sugar phosphate isomerase/epimerase: protein MKISCCWLYAISKYGYPPKIEDTYKAIREMAGLGFRFIELEGVRETNLKEVDAHKESLKSLCDELEVKVVNFCPILPDIVSLDEAKRKKAHELFDLATSIANYFGCETIQTDSYSPPLEFVGDAPYKEMLDYGKQFNVKVDPNFSWPALWDVMVDTFKKCSEKARRAGLKFCLEPRVGELISNTDALLRLMDAVDDENFGAVLDTGHQHAQKEILPLSVEKLGKRIFYLHVSDNDGRDNKHLRLGEGTIDWNGVFTALKKHRFDGYVAVDIGRVPDLDEDYKASKAFLEEIAERIGI from the coding sequence TTGAAGATTAGTTGTTGTTGGCTCTACGCTATTAGCAAGTATGGATACCCGCCGAAGATCGAGGATACGTACAAGGCTATACGGGAGATGGCGGGACTTGGGTTCAGGTTCATCGAACTCGAGGGTGTGAGGGAAACCAACCTTAAAGAGGTCGATGCGCATAAAGAATCCTTGAAATCTCTCTGTGATGAGCTTGAAGTTAAGGTGGTCAACTTTTGCCCGATCCTCCCTGACATAGTGAGCCTGGATGAGGCTAAACGCAAGAAGGCCCACGAACTCTTCGACCTTGCGACATCCATAGCAAACTACTTTGGGTGTGAGACCATCCAGACCGATAGTTATTCCCCGCCCCTTGAATTTGTTGGTGATGCGCCATATAAGGAGATGCTCGACTACGGCAAGCAATTCAATGTGAAAGTTGATCCAAACTTCAGCTGGCCTGCCCTCTGGGATGTCATGGTTGATACGTTCAAGAAGTGTTCTGAAAAGGCCCGGAGGGCAGGGCTCAAGTTTTGTCTCGAGCCGAGGGTTGGGGAACTCATCTCGAACACTGACGCGCTCCTCAGGCTCATGGATGCCGTCGATGACGAAAATTTCGGCGCAGTGCTCGACACGGGTCACCAGCACGCTCAGAAGGAGATCCTACCGCTCAGTGTCGAGAAGCTGGGGAAGAGAATATTCTACCTTCACGTGTCTGACAACGATGGCCGCGATAACAAGCACCTGAGGCTAGGGGAGGGGACCATCGACTGGAATGGGGTGTTCACGGCGTTGAAGAAGCACAGGTTTGACGGTTATGTGGCTGTAGATATCGGCCGGGTGCCGGATCTAGACGAAGATTACAAGGCATCGAAGGCTTTCCTCGAGGAGATAGCGGAAAGGATAGGAATCTGA
- a CDS encoding transposase gives MAIIPQKQLFGWEEIEDLGDLERLRLVLEYMPDEELMRTLELNRGKGRNRYPIRAVWNTILAGVVFQHISIESLRRELSRNAQLRAMCGLGMVPPSWVYSRFLKTLLRYPAKVEAVFDRLVTTLTELLPDLGQRLAFDGKALRSHVNPRKKGETAEPDGRRDLDANIGVKHYRGQREDGTVWEKVMTWFGYRLHLLVDATYELPVAYEVTKASESEVKHAHKIADETARRHPEIMGRCEYFTADRGMDDGKLIAKLWDEYGIKPVIDIRNLWKDGEATKLVPGETNVVYDFKGTVFCCDPVSGVQREMAYAGFEKDRGTLKYRCPALHYGVSCRGMCDCPVKSCIRIKMEEDRRVFTPLARSSYKWEREYDHRTAVERVNSRLDVSFGFENHYIRGQRKMQVRVGLALCVMLAMAVGWIKENKLENMRSLVKAS, from the coding sequence ATGGCCATTATACCACAGAAACAGCTTTTTGGGTGGGAAGAAATCGAAGATCTTGGGGACCTTGAACGGCTGCGGCTGGTCTTGGAATATATGCCTGACGAAGAACTGATGCGCACCCTGGAATTGAATCGTGGCAAGGGACGGAATAGATACCCGATACGGGCCGTATGGAACACGATCCTAGCGGGTGTGGTTTTCCAGCACATATCGATAGAGAGCCTGCGGCGCGAGTTGAGCCGGAACGCGCAATTGCGGGCGATGTGCGGATTGGGCATGGTTCCGCCCTCTTGGGTATACAGCCGGTTTTTGAAGACACTATTGAGATACCCTGCTAAAGTCGAGGCAGTTTTTGATAGATTGGTGACCACTTTGACCGAGTTGCTGCCGGACCTTGGGCAGCGGTTGGCTTTTGACGGCAAAGCGCTCAGAAGCCACGTCAACCCCCGGAAGAAGGGAGAGACGGCAGAGCCGGATGGGCGGCGCGATCTGGATGCCAACATAGGTGTCAAACACTACCGGGGCCAGCGTGAGGATGGGACAGTGTGGGAGAAGGTTATGACCTGGTTTGGGTACCGGCTTCATCTATTGGTGGACGCCACCTATGAGCTTCCCGTCGCCTACGAGGTGACGAAGGCATCGGAATCGGAAGTCAAGCACGCTCACAAGATCGCTGACGAGACCGCCCGTCGTCACCCGGAGATCATGGGAAGGTGCGAATACTTTACGGCGGACCGAGGGATGGACGACGGCAAGCTAATCGCCAAGCTGTGGGACGAATATGGAATCAAACCGGTGATCGACATTCGGAATCTCTGGAAAGACGGCGAGGCGACAAAGCTAGTGCCGGGCGAAACGAATGTGGTCTATGACTTCAAAGGGACGGTATTTTGCTGTGACCCAGTAAGCGGCGTACAAAGGGAGATGGCATATGCGGGGTTTGAGAAAGACCGAGGAACCCTGAAGTATCGTTGTCCGGCTTTGCATTACGGGGTCTCATGCCGAGGGATGTGCGATTGTCCCGTGAAAAGTTGTATCAGGATCAAAATGGAAGAAGACCGGCGGGTCTTCACGCCATTAGCACGTTCGAGCTATAAGTGGGAACGGGAATACGATCACCGGACTGCGGTGGAGCGCGTGAACAGCCGGCTTGATGTGTCGTTTGGATTTGAGAACCACTACATCCGGGGTCAAAGGAAGATGCAAGTCCGGGTTGGCCTGGCTTTATGCGTGATGCTAGCGATGGCGGTGGGCTGGATCAAAGAGAATAAACTCGAGAACATGCGTAGTCTGGTCAAGGCGTCCTAA
- a CDS encoding ROK family protein: MEFAMEHLVVKDVQTLRRVNTITVLDIIRNCGPVARTKLARMTGLTPATAFAIVEELVKSGLVREIGLGESEGGRRPRLYAINPDAPGAMGLEVRGSRVIAILMDLMGGIKRRHEAPLRSRGQDDVVCAIEAAIEGILGNPETDQENVIGIGIAMPGILDIDSGIAVSSSNFGWSNLPICKIISRKFGLPVILEHNVRAFALGESWFGAGREVSNLVCINVGVGISAGIIINNELYRGQDGSSGELGHICVDEDGPRCGCGGYGCLEALASEAAILRRAAKAIKQGTSSLIADRESLGDDDGNLSFSSVVRAAREGDSLAISLLGEGARYLGIGVAMAVNLLNPELVIIGGEVTEAWDIIFPMIEDAVKTRALKLRPKSIRIVPSSLGIEASSIGAATLVLRGVGLLPSLGSAFLQAP; the protein is encoded by the coding sequence TTGGAATTTGCGATGGAGCACCTGGTGGTCAAAGATGTTCAGACCCTGAGGAGGGTTAATACCATAACGGTTCTTGATATAATCCGAAATTGCGGGCCAGTCGCTAGAACCAAGCTTGCTCGTATGACCGGGCTTACACCAGCTACGGCTTTTGCTATAGTTGAGGAGCTTGTCAAAAGTGGTCTTGTCCGGGAGATCGGGCTTGGGGAGTCTGAGGGAGGTCGGCGCCCCAGGCTTTATGCAATAAATCCTGATGCGCCTGGCGCGATGGGTCTTGAGGTGCGGGGTAGCAGGGTAATTGCCATATTGATGGATCTTATGGGAGGGATAAAAAGGCGTCACGAGGCTCCACTACGGTCGCGGGGCCAAGATGATGTAGTTTGCGCTATTGAGGCAGCCATAGAAGGGATTCTTGGAAATCCCGAAACTGACCAGGAAAATGTCATTGGCATAGGCATTGCCATGCCTGGGATCCTCGACATTGATTCAGGGATTGCGGTTAGTTCCTCTAACTTTGGATGGTCCAATCTCCCCATTTGTAAAATCATAAGCAGGAAATTCGGGCTTCCCGTGATCCTCGAACATAATGTGCGAGCTTTTGCTCTTGGCGAAAGCTGGTTCGGTGCAGGAAGGGAAGTGTCCAACCTGGTTTGCATCAATGTTGGGGTTGGGATAAGCGCCGGAATCATCATAAACAATGAACTATACAGGGGGCAGGACGGATCTTCTGGGGAGCTTGGCCACATCTGCGTGGATGAGGATGGGCCGCGATGTGGATGCGGAGGTTATGGGTGCCTTGAGGCTCTTGCCTCTGAGGCCGCGATTTTGAGACGGGCAGCAAAGGCGATAAAGCAAGGGACTAGCTCCCTCATTGCGGACCGGGAGAGCCTCGGGGATGATGACGGGAACCTCTCTTTCAGCTCTGTTGTAAGGGCTGCCAGGGAGGGGGATTCTTTGGCCATAAGCCTTCTAGGAGAGGGCGCTCGTTATCTGGGGATCGGGGTAGCCATGGCGGTAAACCTCCTGAACCCTGAGCTTGTGATAATCGGCGGTGAGGTGACGGAGGCCTGGGATATCATATTTCCAATGATTGAAGATGCAGTAAAGACAAGGGCACTTAAACTCAGGCCCAAGAGTATAAGGATCGTGCCTTCTTCCCTCGGCATCGAGGCAAGCTCCATAGGGGCCGCAACCCTTGTATTGAGGGGGGTTGGGCTCCTCCCGAGCCTCGGGAGCGCATTTCTTCAGGCACCTTGA
- a CDS encoding Gfo/Idh/MocA family oxidoreductase: MDIKIAVVGLAHPHIYDFLNEALGLDGVRLTGIVEEDATTRLNASKRYGQVPAFETMDDLLESVDVDLIATAAVNNRKADIIVNALKKGKHVISDKPLVTTMEDLERVKEAFREAGPNARLCMLLTERYNPSLVTAKQVIDSGEIGEIVNCIALRPHRLAPSTRPLWMFNRKEYGGIIVDLAIHDIDILRWFTGSDIAKIFAAHHSNSRFRQFKEFEDNGEIFLALDNGSTAFIRVDWLTPDGYPHHGDCRVLVVGTKGQVEARTIESRVEVFSDTHSPREVPLCKRPSTLAEDLIRSILDPEYEPVIRAEDIFEATRVSLEARAMADTGDTPWTAKF; this comes from the coding sequence ATGGATATCAAGATTGCGGTAGTCGGGCTTGCTCATCCTCACATATATGATTTCCTGAACGAGGCGCTTGGCTTAGATGGCGTCAGACTCACTGGAATTGTGGAAGAGGACGCCACAACACGCCTGAACGCTAGCAAAAGGTACGGGCAAGTCCCGGCATTTGAGACTATGGATGATTTACTTGAGTCTGTCGATGTAGACCTCATTGCCACCGCTGCGGTCAACAATAGAAAGGCTGATATCATAGTCAATGCCCTTAAGAAAGGCAAGCATGTGATATCGGATAAGCCTTTGGTCACTACGATGGAAGATCTTGAAAGAGTAAAAGAGGCATTCCGAGAGGCGGGCCCGAATGCAAGGCTTTGTATGCTTCTGACTGAACGTTACAACCCATCCCTTGTGACAGCCAAACAAGTGATTGATAGCGGTGAGATAGGCGAGATTGTCAATTGCATCGCCTTAAGACCTCATAGGCTGGCACCCTCGACAAGGCCGCTATGGATGTTCAACCGCAAGGAGTATGGAGGTATCATTGTCGATCTCGCCATACATGATATTGACATTTTACGGTGGTTCACCGGAAGCGACATCGCGAAGATATTTGCAGCCCACCATTCAAATAGTAGATTCAGACAATTTAAGGAGTTCGAAGATAATGGAGAGATATTCCTTGCCCTTGACAACGGAAGCACTGCCTTCATCAGAGTCGACTGGTTAACTCCAGATGGCTATCCGCACCACGGGGATTGCCGTGTCCTCGTGGTAGGAACCAAGGGGCAGGTAGAGGCACGTACCATTGAATCCAGGGTGGAAGTGTTCTCTGACACGCATTCCCCGAGAGAGGTTCCTTTATGCAAGAGGCCTTCTACTCTCGCTGAGGATCTGATTAGAAGTATTTTGGACCCAGAATACGAGCCGGTGATTAGAGCAGAAGACATTTTTGAGGCGACGAGGGTCTCCCTTGAGGCTAGAGCTATGGCGGACACTGGAGATACGCCATGGACCGCCAAATTCTGA